The Saccharothrix violaceirubra genome segment GCCGCCGCCTGCTCGACCACGGCGGCGAAGGCCTGAGCGAGGCCATCGCCAACGTCACGCACGACGGCCAGGTCCCGTTCGGGGCGGCCCGCGCGGCGACGCTGGACCTGCTCGCCGAACGCCCGCGCCCGCTGCTGGTCGTCATGGACAACCTGGAGGACCTGCACCTGCGGCTGCCGGAACTCACGCCCGCGCTCACCGGACTGTTCCGCTGCGCGGGCACCGTGATCGCACGCCACCACGGCCACCGGCCGTACGGCGTGCAGATCTGCCTGCCGTCCGAGCTGTTCGACAAGATCCACGAGTTGGCCGCCGCGCCCGAGAAGGACCTGCGCGGCCGGTACCTCAAGATCTACTGGACGGCACCGGAACTGCTCCGGCTCACCGCCAACCGGCTGGTGCTGTTCCTGCGGACCCACCACCCCGAGCAGTTGGCCATGCTCGAACGCCGCGCCGCGCACAACGACGAGCCCGACCCGGCGATCGCCGTGCTGCGCGCGGCCCTGCCCGACCGCGTCCGGTCCGGACTGGACATCGACGAGGACCCACTGGCCTACCTGCTGCGACACACCCAACTGCTGCCCCGGCACCTGATCCAGATCCTCAACAGCGTGTTCAGCCGGCGCGACCGGGGCTCGACACCGTGGGACGTCACCCCGGCGGCCGTGCTCGCGGGCACGCGGTACGCCGAGCACCCGCTGGTGGCCGGGGTGCTCGCCGCGTACCAGACCTCCTACCCGCTGGCGGGCGCGGTGCTGCGAAGACTCGCGGGCCGGATCGACTTGTCGTTCCCGGCCCGCGGCCTGCACCGCGTCTACAACCAGCAGGGCATCCGCAAGCTCACCGGCCTGGACTTCGACGAGTTCCTGGCCATGCTGTTCACGCTCGGCGTGCTCGGCGTCCGGTTCGACCAGACCGGCCGCTACAACAAGGCGCACTTCCAGTACACGTTCGACTACGACCTCATCGCCCGCGAGGACGCCGACCAGCTCTGCGTGCACCCGCTGTTCACGCGCTACCTGCTGGAACGGTCG includes the following:
- a CDS encoding P-loop ATPase, Sll1717 family, which gives rise to MAERESDVTAGLDHVLTAHQPFGPIVTEDVVHLGPDTADRLFDRSNRSYRQAAGEDTPTYIIGRKGAGKTAFLMGSNHVAGPAREVLRTENVYHEMLKVLTTYSRDHEPFVDQRAEIWQALFEHVAMLHAWSGFDGDDRRGRLNTIAGYLGRSTEPGVTGTAVAERFLVALRRRLLDHGGEGLSEAIANVTHDGQVPFGAARAATLDLLAERPRPLLVVMDNLEDLHLRLPELTPALTGLFRCAGTVIARHHGHRPYGVQICLPSELFDKIHELAAAPEKDLRGRYLKIYWTAPELLRLTANRLVLFLRTHHPEQLAMLERRAAHNDEPDPAIAVLRAALPDRVRSGLDIDEDPLAYLLRHTQLLPRHLIQILNSVFSRRDRGSTPWDVTPAAVLAGTRYAEHPLVAGVLAAYQTSYPLAGAVLRRLAGRIDLSFPARGLHRVYNQQGIRKLTGLDFDEFLAMLFTLGVLGVRFDQTGRYNKAHFQYTFDYDLIAREDADQLCVHPLFTRYLLERSLPRLREAGAHATYPYGCDPRGEDYRDAFGYLDP